The DNA sequence TTGGTATTTTACTTAAGTAAAGGTAGACTCCGTAAACTCCAAGCAATAAAATAAAAAAACAAAGCATAAATGAGTATTTTACATACATATCGGCTAAAAATCCTATCAATATATTTATAATTGCTGCAAATATGTTTCCAATCATAGAGTATATAGATAAAATAGTAGCTCTATTTTTTTTAATAAATTTATTTTGAATATCTAGTACTATTGGACTAGACATAGCGGTTAGTCCACTTAATGAAATTATACAAACTATACTAAAAATTATATTTTCAGTAAATATTAAAATAAATACAAATATCAAGGTTGATGTTATAATAAATTTTAAAGTTTTTGTTTGCCCAAACTTATTAGTAAAAATATATGTTTTACTAGATAGTAAAGAGGCTAATTCCGAAAAAGCTGTTATAAATCCAAAAAATTTGAAATCAAATCCAATATTTTTAAAATGTATTTGAGATAAGTTTATAGTAATTCCATAAGTTATCTCACAAATTAAAGATGTAGCTATCACAAAAACTAACATTTGTTTTATTAAATTTCTATCTTTAAATGAATCTTTTAAATTAAAACTTTCTTTCTTTTTATCTACTTTATATTCAACATCACTTGTAAAATACATAATTAAAACATTTATCCCGTAAGCTATACTAGTTAAAAAAATAGCCAATTCTATAGACTTTCCAACTATAAATACTGATAAAATTGACGATATAAAAAATCCTGTACTGTTATAAGCTCGATATCTTCCAAAAACTTTTTCACTTTCATTTTCACTACAAGAGTTATATAAAAATGCAATATCACACCCAGAAATCCCCGATACACTAATACCTCTAATACAGGTCTCTATAAAAAAACTAACTAAGCTATTACAAAAAATCAAAGTAACTCTACTTAAAAAAAATAAAAAGTATGATATTATAAGAGTTTTTTGTATCCGTATTTATCAGCAAAATACCCCCATAAAACCTCTGTGAATACCGTTATCATTAATAAAAAAAACTCTAGAAAAAAAGCTTCTTTAACAGATACTCCTTTTTGTATTTTATATATTAAGCTAACCGGTCCATAAAATATAAGCCCTTGTAAAAAAGATATTATATACATTAAATTCAAATTTTTCCTCATTTTTATCACCCCTGATTAAATTAATTTCTAAAATCAGGGGGTTAATCAAGTAGTTGCATTTTTAATGCCCTCCTTAATAAATATTTAATAATTTATTATATTTAATCTTAATTTAATAATATTCATATTGTCTATATATTAATTATATATAACTATATATAATTAAATAAAGGAATTATTAAAATAAAAGAGACTTATTTTTAAGTCTCTTTTATTTTAATAATTCCTTTATCGAATTTTCACTTAGAAGTTTGTATAATATTTCTTTATTTACATCATAATAATTCCATTTACCTTGAGATATTTTTACTATTAAATTACTGTCTAATAATAACTTTAAATGATATGACAACTTCGACTGAGATAATTCAAATTCATCTACAAGTTTACATACACACATGCTACCTCTTTTATTTAAAGTTTTAAGTATTTCTAATCGTCTTTTATCAGCAAGTGCTTTAAATATTGCTTCGTAGCTCATATCTTCCTCCAAATAAGTTTAATTGTATTACTAATAACTTATACAATTTTATATAAATTCTTTTTTTACTATCTTAATCATATTTTCTAAGGATTCATTAACAATTAATTCTCCTTTTTCTTTAGAACTGGTTCTTCCTATAGATAATAAGCCTGATTTTGGAACTAAATCTTTTGGAATAGGGTATACTTGATATGTTGGAACTTCTTCAATTTTTTCATCTATAAGTCTATCCATATGCACTAAATTAGGTGCAAATTTAAGTATTAGAGAAGTTTCAGTTATAGCTGCATGTTCTAGAGCCCATCCTGGAAATTCTACTTCATCAAATACCTTGTCTATAGTCGGTTGACTTATTAAATCCCACCAACTCATCATAATTATTTTAGTTCCAGTTGGCATTTTTTTACTTACTAAATCTATAGCTTCTAGTAGAAAAGCTTGATTTTCAAAATGGGAATTTACTATTGCAATTTTTTTAACACCATCTCTTATAAGTTCTTCTAGTATATCCATAACTAAAGATATTAATGTTTTACCATTTAAATCTATAGTTCCTGGAAATAAAGGCCCTCCTCCTGAAGCTGGCTGAGATTTATATCCATAATTTATAGCAGGCATAACTATACCATTTACTCTTTCTCCAAGTAACTTAGCAAATCCTTCTGATATTATAGTATCTGTAAATAAAGGTAAGTGTGGTCCATGTTGTTCTACTGATCCTACAGGTAGTATCACTACATCCTTTTCTTTTCTTTCATCAAATTCATACCATGTCATTTCTGCCATTAAAGTCATACTTATTCCTCCTAATTAACTCTTTAAATAATTCAAATAATTATTTATCATAATTGCATTCATGAGTTCATTTTTTATAATTGGATCATCTATATCTTTTTCTAATATAGTTTTAATTTTGTTTATCCTATAAATTAATGTATTTCTATGTATAAATAATTTTTTAGAAGTGCTTAATAAATTAGAATTATTAAATATATATACTTTTAAAGTATTCATAAAGCTTGTACTTTTTCTTTTATCATAATCTATTAGCTTGCCTAAAATATCTTCTTTATACAAACTTAATTTATCTATATCATTAAAATCAAATAGTAGCTTATAAAATCCCATATTCTCATAATCTATATATTTTAATTTCATATCTTCATAATTATAAAAGCTTATTAAATTTAATGCTTCTTCATAACTTTTTTTCAAACTAAATATATCTTTGTAGTTTCTTCCAATGCTTAGTATAGAAAAAATACTTTCATTTAAGTATTCATTTATAGATTTTAATGTTTCTTTAATCTTTTGTTTGTTAGGTTGATCTATGCTAACTATACATAAAACATTATTTTCAAATATTTCTAATATAAAAGATGCTTCTACTTTTGATAATTTTAATTTTATATAATTTGCAACATAATCTAAATTGTATATATGAACATTTAAAACATTAAATACGGCTACTAATGATAATTCTTTAAATTTGAAGTTACAATGTTTAAGAAGTTTATAAACTCTTTCTTTACTTAAAGATGAATTAAATAAGAGTTCTTTTAAAAGTTCTTTTTCTTTGTTATTAATAAAACTTTTTTCTATTATATAATTTGAGATTTCTTTTGTTACATCTATTAATTTTATATCCCAAGACATATTAAAAAGAGGTAGATTAACTTTATTTGCTATATCTACACAATCCTTTGGTATTTCATTTATATATTCACTATTAGTAAGTATAACTAATCCAGCTACATTTTGATTTGCACAATCTTTAATTAAATCAGTTAATGAATTCTCACCTAAATCCATTCCCATTCCAGTTATAAAAATTAACTCTCCTCCATTTATCCATTTGCTAAAATCTAAAGTTTCACATATATATGTCCAAGTTACACTTTTATATATTCCACCTTCTCCTGCAACTAATTTAATATATTTAAATGCATTAAGTGTTAGTAAATCTTTGCAACTTATCATAAAAAATATCCTTTCAATCTATTAAGTTTATTTTTTAATTATAGCATATATACATATATTATCTTTTTAATCTACTTTATAAAGTCACAGTTACTTTTTATAACTTCAGGAATTTTTTCAAATAGTACTTTTCCATCTCTAATTGAGTATAAGACACCTACTCTTTCTCTTATTGCTTCAAACTCATTTTTAGCATTTAAAACTATAAAATTAGCCTTATTGCCAACCTTAATTCCATAATTTTTTTCTATATTTAAAGTTTTAGCTCCATTTATAGTTATTAAATCTAAAGAATTATTTATTTCTTCAAAGCTCATCATTTGACATATATGTATTCCTGCATCAAGTATATTCATAAGATTCCCAGTTCCTAATGGATACCAAGGATCTGATATTGAATCTTGTGCAAAACATACATTTAATCCAGCTTCTACCATCTCTTTTACTCTAGTTATCCCACGTCTTTTAGGATAAGTATCAAACCTTCCCTGAAGATGTATATTTTCTGTTGGACAAGCTATAAAGTTTAATTTAGATTCTTTTAAAAGTTTAAATAGCTTATATGTATATGCATTATTGTAAGAGTGCATTGCACATGTATGACTTGCAGTTACTTTCTCCCCTATTCCTTCTATGTATGAATGAGCTGCTAAAACCTCTAAAAATCTAGATTGTTCGTCATCAGTTTCATCACAATGTATATCAATTAATTTATCGTACTTTAATGCTAACTCTATAGCCTTTTTAACTGATTTTTCACCAAATTCTCTAGTATATTCAAAATGTGGAATTGCGCCAACAACATCAGCCCCCATTTTTAGAGCTTCTTCAACTAATTCATCTCCACCTTTATATGCATACATCCCTTCTTGAGGAAAAGCTATTATCTGCATATCAACAATTTCTTTTAATTCTTCTTTTAATTCTAGCATAGACTTAAGAGCTGTTAATTTTTTATCAGTTACATCAACATGTGTTCTTATATGTTGTATACCTGTAGTAATCTGCTTTTTTAATGCTATTTTAGCTCTTTCCTTTACCTCATCTTTGTTTAAATTATTTTTAGACTCCGACCATCTTTGTATACCTTCGAATAATGTTCCTGATGAGTTTGTAGCCCCTGGAGTATGTGCAGTATATACATAATCTAAATGTATATGAGGTTCTACATAAGGCGGTATAGTCAAATTTTTATTTAAATCAATAACTTCTATATCGTTATTATTTTCATCTATACATTTTAATTCATTTTCTATCTTTTCTATAATTCCATCAACTACCAATATATCTTTTAACTCTGCTTGCCCTCTTAGCTTTGCATTTTTAAAAAGGATTTTCGACATAATTCCTCCTTTATACGTTTTTCTCTAGATAATACCATTAAAAATAATTATAGTCATTGTATTTTAGATACAATTTTTTCTATTTTTTTTAGTATATTCAATACAAAATAAGCCTACTTTAAAGTAGACTTATTATTTCTTTTTTTAGATTTATGTAATTTTCATTTCCAAAATCATAATTTGTATCTTTTAAATTAAATTCTTTTTTTATCTTTGCTGGTTTATCTGACAATAAATATATTCTATTAGATAACTTTATAGCTTCATCTATATCATGTGTAATTAAAAGTATAGTAGAGTTAAACTTTCCTTTAACATTTATTAGCCATTCCTGCATTTTAGACTTTGTTATTGAGTCTAAAGCCGCAAAAGGTTCATCTAGAAGCATTAAATCTTTACTATTTATAAAAGTTCTTAAAAAGTTAACTCGCTGTCTCATTCCCCCAGATAATTCACTTGGATAATTATATTCGTATCCCTCTAGCCCAAATTCTTCAAAATATTTTTTTACTCTTTCTCTTGCTCTTATTTTTTTTTCATTATTTATTAATAATGGTAATGAAACATTATCTATAATATTTTTATATGGAAGTAGTAAATCTTTTTGTTGCATATAACTAATTTTTCCATTTATAACTATCTTTCCACTATATTCATTGCTCAATCCTGTTATTATATTGAATAAGGTGCTCTTTCCACTCCCACTAGGTCCTAATATCGATATAATTTCTCCTTCATCTACATGTAAGCTTATATCTTCTATAATTTTACTTTCACCATATTTTTTACTAATATTATCAATAATTAACTTTTGTTTATTATTTGGGTAAGAATTCATTTGTATATGCATCACTTGGCTTTAAATCCTTTTCTATAAGTTTATATTCTTTTAAAAATTCAGTATAATTATTCCATACACTATCTTTCATTTCTCCCCATTTACTAGCATCTGATTTATACTGTTTAGATAAGAATTTTTGACTTTCAATAGCCAAATTTTCATTTATTTCTGGTGAATACTTTAGAAGTATTTTCGCAGACTCCTCTGGATGATTTATAGAATATTCATATCCCTTACTTGTAGCATTTATAAATTTCCTAACAGTTTCTGGTTTTTCTTTTATTAATTTTTCATTACTTATTATTAAAGGTGTGTAATAATCTAATCTTTTATCTAAATCTTTAAGTGGTATGTAATTTAAGTCTATACCTTTTTGTTTTGCTTCTATTCCTGTCCATCCTTCAAATATCCACATTAAATCTATATTTTTATTTACAGCAGTAAAAAAATCATCTTCTCCTACATTTACAACCTCTAAATTGGAAAATTTTTTATTTTCCTTTTTCATTACTGAATCTAGTATTGCATCTTCAGATGGAGAACCCCAGCCCCCATAAACTTTATTTTCAAAATCTTTTGGTGAAGTAATATTTTTTTCTTTAGGTGATGCAAATCCAGATGTATTATGTTGTAAAATAGTTGCTACAGCCTTTATAGGTAATGGATCTTTACTAGTTTTAGCAAATGTAACTTCTTCTTGATAACTTATACCAAAATCAGCCTTTCCTGTAGCAACTAGTGTAGATGCACCTCCCTCTGATGGTTGTACAATTTCTACATTAAGTCCTTCATCTTTAAAGTAACCTTTTTCTAGTGCAACATATAAACCTGTATGATTAGTATTTGGAGTCCAATCAAGTACCATAGTTATATCTTTGTCCTTGCTCTCTTTTTTTTCGCTTGTACATCCTGTAAACATACTAATACTAACTATCCCCATTATAGTTAAAGAAATTAACTTTTTTAATTTCATACATTATCCTCCTGATATTAAGTGTGCTTTATTACAATCTTTTTAACTACTTGTGTTATCCCTACAAAAATTAAGCTAAATAAAATAACTATTATAGTGGATGCAAAAACTTTATCTAATGCATAAGAACTTTTAGCTTTTACCATATATACTCCTAATCCTTTAGTTCCACCTAACCATTCAGCAACAGTGGCAGCCACAACCATATATGTTGCTGAAATTTTTATTCCAGAGAACAAGTTTTCCAAGCTCATGGGAAATTTTAAGTGAATAAAAGTTTGTAATTTATTACTATTCATAGTTCTAAATAAATTTATATAATCTTTATCTACATTTTCAAATCCATCAACTAAACTTACAAATATAGGGAAAAAACAAGTTAATGAAACCATTAAAATTTTAGGTAGTGTATCAAAGCCAAACCATATTACCAACAAAGGTGCAATAGTTATTGTAGGTATAGTTTGTGAAACTACTAAAATTGGATAAAAACATTTTTTTAATATTGGCAAAAAATCCATTAATATTCCTATACATATAGCTATTATTAATGCTAAAACAAAACCTACTATAGATTCATATAATGTCACAAAACTATTTGAAATTAAATTTTGATAATCATCAAAAAATATTTGTATTATATCTATAGGGCTAGGTAGTATGTATTGAGGTACCTCTTTAATATCTACATACAATTGCCATATAATAACTAATATCAAAAAAGTTATTATTGAGTAGATATATTCATTTTTTCTACCTATGATTTTTAAGCTTTTCATTAATCGTTATGCCTCCATGCTTTTCGTCAATTCTAAAAGTTGTTATAACTCTTTCACATCCAAGTTTAAATGGAGCTTTATGTACTTTTTTTAAAATATCAAAAACATCATCAAAATTTCCCTCTATCGTTGTTGAGTTTGCACCTATCTCATATTTTAGTCCACTATGTTTTATAATCTCTATACAATAATCAACTACCTTATACATCTCCTCCTCTCCTTTATTTGGTCTTAGTGGTATCACAGCTATATCAGCTATTACCATATTTATCACCCCTTTTTATTATTTTATTACCTATTTTATAATTCCCAATATAAAAAGCCTTCTCCGAATGGAAAAGGCTTTTTTAGGTCTTAATTGAAAATAAAAATATTTTAATTACAATATCTTCCCTACGTTGGCATTATCCAAATCAGGTTAAGGGTCGAGATCTTATCTCCTCTCAGCAAAATAGCTCCCCTATTTTTTAATTTTATATTCTTAATTATACTATATTTTTAATTTTTGACAACGTTTTTATTTTAAATTTTCGATTTAATTATTTTATTTAGATGATTTTGACAATTATTTTTAAATTCACAGATATTAATTTTTTTTATTCTGCATATATCTTCGTATACGTTCATTATTTTTTTAGGCATACCCCATTCTCCGCTTATCCACTGTAATGCTGTTGGTCCATCAGTTTCAGCCAGTAAATTTTCAGTTGGTATTAAGTTAACTATTTCTCTACTTTTTTCTGAGTATTTTAAATCTATACTAGCAGTAAATAAACAATTTAAATCTATTAATTTTTTTAATACATTTATATC is a window from the Paraclostridium sordellii genome containing:
- a CDS encoding MFS transporter; protein product: MIFCNSLVSFFIETCIRGISVSGISGCDIAFLYNSCSENESEKVFGRYRAYNSTGFFISSILSVFIVGKSIELAIFLTSIAYGINVLIMYFTSDVEYKVDKKKESFNLKDSFKDRNLIKQMLVFVIATSLICEITYGITINLSQIHFKNIGFDFKFFGFITAFSELASLLSSKTYIFTNKFGQTKTLKFIITSTLIFVFILIFTENIIFSIVCIISLSGLTAMSSPIVLDIQNKFIKKNRATILSIYSMIGNIFAAIINILIGFLADMYVKYSFMLCFFILLLGVYGVYLYLSKIPKIETKIIRSK
- a CDS encoding ArsR/SmtB family transcription factor, which gives rise to MSYEAIFKALADKRRLEILKTLNKRGSMCVCKLVDEFELSQSKLSYHLKLLLDSNLIVKISQGKWNYYDVNKEILYKLLSENSIKELLK
- a CDS encoding creatininase, with protein sequence MTLMAEMTWYEFDERKEKDVVILPVGSVEQHGPHLPLFTDTIISEGFAKLLGERVNGIVMPAINYGYKSQPASGGGPLFPGTIDLNGKTLISLVMDILEELIRDGVKKIAIVNSHFENQAFLLEAIDLVSKKMPTGTKIIMMSWWDLISQPTIDKVFDEVEFPGWALEHAAITETSLILKFAPNLVHMDRLIDEKIEEVPTYQVYPIPKDLVPKSGLLSIGRTSSKEKGELIVNESLENMIKIVKKEFI
- a CDS encoding PucR family transcriptional regulator, encoding MISCKDLLTLNAFKYIKLVAGEGGIYKSVTWTYICETLDFSKWINGGELIFITGMGMDLGENSLTDLIKDCANQNVAGLVILTNSEYINEIPKDCVDIANKVNLPLFNMSWDIKLIDVTKEISNYIIEKSFINNKEKELLKELLFNSSLSKERVYKLLKHCNFKFKELSLVAVFNVLNVHIYNLDYVANYIKLKLSKVEASFILEIFENNVLCIVSIDQPNKQKIKETLKSINEYLNESIFSILSIGRNYKDIFSLKKSYEEALNLISFYNYEDMKLKYIDYENMGFYKLLFDFNDIDKLSLYKEDILGKLIDYDKRKSTSFMNTLKVYIFNNSNLLSTSKKLFIHRNTLIYRINKIKTILEKDIDDPIIKNELMNAIMINNYLNYLKS
- the codA gene encoding cytosine deaminase, translated to MSKILFKNAKLRGQAELKDILVVDGIIEKIENELKCIDENNNDIEVIDLNKNLTIPPYVEPHIHLDYVYTAHTPGATNSSGTLFEGIQRWSESKNNLNKDEVKERAKIALKKQITTGIQHIRTHVDVTDKKLTALKSMLELKEELKEIVDMQIIAFPQEGMYAYKGGDELVEEALKMGADVVGAIPHFEYTREFGEKSVKKAIELALKYDKLIDIHCDETDDEQSRFLEVLAAHSYIEGIGEKVTASHTCAMHSYNNAYTYKLFKLLKESKLNFIACPTENIHLQGRFDTYPKRRGITRVKEMVEAGLNVCFAQDSISDPWYPLGTGNLMNILDAGIHICQMMSFEEINNSLDLITINGAKTLNIEKNYGIKVGNKANFIVLNAKNEFEAIRERVGVLYSIRDGKVLFEKIPEVIKSNCDFIK
- a CDS encoding ABC transporter ATP-binding protein; the encoded protein is MNSYPNNKQKLIIDNISKKYGESKIIEDISLHVDEGEIISILGPSGSGKSTLFNIITGLSNEYSGKIVINGKISYMQQKDLLLPYKNIIDNVSLPLLINNEKKIRARERVKKYFEEFGLEGYEYNYPSELSGGMRQRVNFLRTFINSKDLMLLDEPFAALDSITKSKMQEWLINVKGKFNSTILLITHDIDEAIKLSNRIYLLSDKPAKIKKEFNLKDTNYDFGNENYINLKKEIISLL
- a CDS encoding ABC transporter substrate-binding protein, with the protein product MKLKKLISLTIMGIVSISMFTGCTSEKKESKDKDITMVLDWTPNTNHTGLYVALEKGYFKDEGLNVEIVQPSEGGASTLVATGKADFGISYQEEVTFAKTSKDPLPIKAVATILQHNTSGFASPKEKNITSPKDFENKVYGGWGSPSEDAILDSVMKKENKKFSNLEVVNVGEDDFFTAVNKNIDLMWIFEGWTGIEAKQKGIDLNYIPLKDLDKRLDYYTPLIISNEKLIKEKPETVRKFINATSKGYEYSINHPEESAKILLKYSPEINENLAIESQKFLSKQYKSDASKWGEMKDSVWNNYTEFLKEYKLIEKDLKPSDAYTNEFLPK
- a CDS encoding ABC transporter permease, with the translated sequence MKSLKIIGRKNEYIYSIITFLILVIIWQLYVDIKEVPQYILPSPIDIIQIFFDDYQNLISNSFVTLYESIVGFVLALIIAICIGILMDFLPILKKCFYPILVVSQTIPTITIAPLLVIWFGFDTLPKILMVSLTCFFPIFVSLVDGFENVDKDYINLFRTMNSNKLQTFIHLKFPMSLENLFSGIKISATYMVVAATVAEWLGGTKGLGVYMVKAKSSYALDKVFASTIIVILFSLIFVGITQVVKKIVIKHT
- a CDS encoding MTH1187 family thiamine-binding protein, whose product is MVIADIAVIPLRPNKGEEEMYKVVDYCIEIIKHSGLKYEIGANSTTIEGNFDDVFDILKKVHKAPFKLGCERVITTFRIDEKHGGITINEKLKNHR